The genomic stretch CATTTATGGATTCATTATTTATAGCTGTATTTAATatgttattaattaattttacctATAGTGGACTGGAATAAAGATGGTCTGTAAATTATGTGATGAATTTCGCACCAGGAGTCAACTGTGTTTGTCAGGCAAAACTTTAAACGGTCTCCATCCACCAGGCCTGTGCTCAGTGAGCTCTGGATTATCTTGTTGCAGGAAACATCAGAATCAGTTTGAAATGCATTTGGGATCTCTTTCCAGGAAGAGTCTGTTTCACAGCTGCAGTAAAACAAAGGTAAAATGACTTTTAATAATCGGGTCTGAAAGGCTCTTTGAGCTAAATGGCTGTGTAATCATACCTTTCATTGAATTCAGAGCAATCCAACCAGGTATAGTTTGCTGGCACCAGACTCTCAGTCTCAACGGTGTAGGTATCATTAGCCTCATTAACTGAGAATTTGAACTTTGGTTTACCTGGAACGAAATCAGATGATGTTAAACAATCTAAgatttaatatataaatgcaaattacatttgaataataataaaattgtaCAAAGGTTATATTAACCCACCTACAACACACACTGATAtgttctttgtttccttttgtcCTCCAGCCTCCAGGTGTAACTTGTAATCTCCTGATATGAGTCCATCACAAAGCTTCACAGTCCTGACAAACAGTTAATTATAGAGCTCATATTATATGATTACACTTGACAGTAGCATCTCTCTGTTGCTGCTCATGAGAAGAATGAATAGACATTTTTACACTTCTACATGATGATAGTTTTCCTAAAAAGCTCATTAATAGTGTTAACCTGAAACATTTCTTCATTGAAGTACCTGTGCtgtgttacacctgtctccctgaCACATCTAATCATATTTTTGTCAGGAGTCTCCCAGGAACAGTGCTGGAGAACAGGGTTGTAGGAAACACTGGCCTGCAAGCAGGTGCTGGATGCCAGCTGAGCTGGTATGATCTTGTGCTCATCCAGCTGAGCAGAGAGGAAACCTTTAACTGAGGCAAGACAACAATAAATCAGATTTATTCAGTGGTAACAGTAtcaaataatgataataacacgaaataatgaaataaagtcCACTAACCCAAGACATGAACATAAACagatgtttggtttttatttggACCCTTGCAGGTGTATGTGCCGCTGTGCTCCTCTCTAAGTGATCTGATGGACAGGTAGGCCATCCGACTGCCCTGATGtctgtcatttttaatgcaCATCTGGAAGATAGAAACATAGTAATTACCATTAGAAGAATGAATATCAGTGCAGAAATTTGTGTCTCAGTGTGAggaatattaaaatgtttggtcAGTTTTCAGACAAACATAAAGGGAAATCTGTCCACAAGAAAGTTTAAAGAAACCCTCACTGGTGACAGGACATTACTGTACCTCCTCCTTCTCCGGTTTACATGATAATATGCTGGCATCGAGAACTTCTCCTCCTTTCTCCCACACAGGTGATGGTGGACTCTTCCATGTCATTCTGCAGCGAAGCAGCAGAGACTGCCCTTTGCCCAGGGTGACATTAGATACCTCATCTTTGTTCATTAAGTTCCTCTCTAAGTCTGAAACACACATTAGGGCCTCAAGTTAAAAACCATAtggcagtcatttaaaaattgctTTAGTTATTTGCTCTCAAAGAttagttagttttttgtttcacttcaaATTTTCACgtatttgaaccaaaattaatcaaattgGCTCCTGTAATAATTTATGGATACATTCTTTTGTGTAATGTATTTAATATGTTGCTAATTAATTTATATCCACTTACCGTAGTCATACATTTGGGAGCACTCTTGTCCTTCAGCATTGGTTGCACAGCACATCATTCCTGTTTTATCAAAATCACTGCTTGTTATTGTGCTCTCTGTCCTTCCATTGCTTGTCTTATTCGCACCTCCATAGTTTCCCCTgttcaaacagagaaaaaactTGTAAGTGGTGTCAAATGATATTTTTCAGAAAGCTGATGTCTGTGAAATACTTCATTAACAAAGCTTGGCGCTCGACTGGATCAGTTCTGCTGTCTGATACCTTTTCCTAACCACCCATCACAACAAAGTGTCACTCTAAATGATCTGATCTAGAATCACACTTTAAGACGGATCCCTGAAGTTTGTATTCAAATGTAATGGACAAGATCTTACAAATTCCATTCAATTGTAGGATGTGGAGAGCCCTCAGAGATGCATTTAAAAAGGGGGGAAGTCTTTGGGCGGTCAACGCCATCGAGCATCAGCTGTGGTTTTGTGGGACGTTCTAAAGAACATAACAGAAAACAGTTAATTTTATTATCACTAATTTATCATCAAACAGAGTTTGAACATTGTAGAAGAAAGAAGATGAGATGTGGGAAGCTGTTACTCACTCATTACTACATGAAGAATCACAGTCACGGAGAACAAGGTGTCATTTCTGGATTGACAGGTCAGCGTGTACTCCCCTGAGTCTGTCTCTGAAAGCGGTGGTGTGACCATTAACTGATTTCCTTCTCTGATGAGGGCaaagtaaatgtttcagtttaactGCATAAAAAGataaagcacacaaacagaaacagatgtTCACTTACGTTGTCATTAGtctgtctcctcctctcatCCAGTAGCAGACGAGAGATTCAGAGAGGTCCTCCAGAGAGATGATGAGTTTCTCACCAACAGTCAGCTCTTTGCTGACGGGATCAGATGCATTCAGATAATTCAGATAATCAGCTGGACGAAAACATGCTGCCTGAAAAACAAGACCTGCCATTTAATCTTCTGGCATTACTGTAAGTAGCGGTAAAATATTCACTGTTGGCAAGATCCTCAAAGACTTACAGATGGTTTCCAAGCACACATAAAGGTTGATTTGCCTATTAAATctctgctgttttaaaaaaaacagatatttttcttCAGCAATTTAAGTATGTATTTGTATGTTGTAATTattcataaattatttaaagaCTTGGGTATTTTCTAGCATtctaaaattacattaaaattatatatcaaaataaaatacactgctcaaaaaacaaaacaaaacaaaaaaaaaaggaactctttgaaaacacatcagatctcaatgggggaaaaaaattatgctgGATCTCTGTAGTGCTATGGATTGGGTCATGTGTTAGGAattaaaggatgccacattgtttgatggaaatgaaaaatcccatccatcctcttatcctgttcaggctatcgcagggccaacacagagagacagacaaccattcacacctatgggcaatttagagtgaccagctgacctaaccccagtaaatgcatgtctttggactgtgggaggagacCCACgcaaagaacatgcaaactccacacagcaagagggcCGGGGAAAGGTGggatcgaacccagaccttctagatgttattctagctgtgaggctgtagtgctaaccaccacatcacCGTGCTGCGgtgatgtggtggttagcactacagCCTTTGAttttcaaagacaccctgaaaatcaaagtgaaaaaatgatgcagcaggatactccattttgctgaaatttaatGCCTAACAACGTCGGGGCAcactcctaatgagacgacacTACTGATGGTGCCccgggggatctcctcccagatatGGATCAGGGCATCACTAAACTCCTGGACaatctgaggtgcaacctggcagcattgGAGTGACTGAAACATAATATCTCAGAggtgagcatgggggccagtcaatggtattaattccttcatcctccaggaaccgCCTgcatgttctcaccacatgaggccaggcattgttgtgcaaCCCAGGACCCACAGCAGtttagggtctgacagtgggtccaagatTGTCATCCTGACACCTACTAGCactcagggtgctgttgcctagcctgtagagcaggggtctcaaactccaggcctcaagggccggtgtcctgcaggttttagatatgtccctgatccaacacatctgtatcaaatggctgaattacctcctcagtatgcagtcaagttctccagagtcctgctaatgacttctatatttgactcaggtgtgttgaagcacagacacatctaaaaactgcaggacaccggccctcgaggcctggagtttgagacccctgctgtagaggtctgtgcgtccctacatcgatatgcctccccagaccatcactgacccaccaccaaatactgaatgatgttacaggcagcatagtTTCCATGGtatctccagaccctttcacatctgtcagtatgctcagggtgaacctgcgcttatctgtgaaaagcacaaggcaccagtggtggacctgccagttatGGTATTCTGTGGCAGATGCCAATCGAGCTCcatggtgctgggcagtgagcataGTGATGAGGACACTAGAGGtcatcaggccctcaggccaccctcatgaagtctgtttctgattgtttggtcagagaaatttacaccagtggcctgcttgaggtcattttgtagagctctggcagtgctcatccggttcctccttgcacaaatgAGCCGATACCGGTcttgctgatgggttaaggaccttctatggccctgtccaacTCTcccagagtaactgcctgtctcctggaatctgttCAATGCTCTTGAGGCTGTGCTCGTAGACACAACAAACCTCCTGTCAAttgcacatattgatgtgccatcctggaggagttggactacctgtgggGTCCAGATATTGCCTCATGCTAACAGTAGACagactgaccctagccaaatgcaaaaatagtgggggggaaaagaaaaagaaaaaaaaaacccagaaaagatgaggagggaaaaaatgtcagtggcctctgcctttaaaaccattcctgttttgggggttgtctcattgttgcccctctagtgcacctgttaatttcattaacaccaaagtagctgaaactgattaacaaccccctctgctactgaactgaacagatcaatatcccagaagttgaactgacttgatgctaaactctgattaaaaagtgttcctttgagCCATGTACAGTATTTCATACCTTCCAGACAGTGTATTTCTATTATTACTTACACGGCGAACATTTTGTCTTTTGTAACTACCATGGTCCCCGGGTCTAGGACCTAGGGTTTTGAAATGACTTTGTATTGCggttcctggtttgtttctttatatttacattCATAGGTTTTGGTTCTGGTTTAGTTCTCTTCATGGTTTCTGTGTATGTTATTTCCTGTGTTCTGGTGTATTCTTGCCTcccttgtgttcctgtgtctgatTTTGACTTCATCTCTGTGTCATGTTCATGTCTTAGTCCCGGTCTGAGTGTTtgctacttcctgtcttattttgatagtctaatatcttgtattttgtatttacttttacttcccttgtcttgCCTCCAGTGATCTTGTCACTTCCTGGTGTTTCTTATGTCCCTGATTACctcatgtgtgtatatattgtctgttctttgtcgtgtaCTTGTCTTTGGCTCCCCTCTTACTGTGTGTTCCCTTGCTTTATGTACTCCATGTTGTTTCCTAGTTTCCTCATAATCCCATAGTTAGTGTATTTCTGACTCCTGTTCAGCCCAGTGTATATTTAGTATATTTTCCTTGTTTGCtacagcaataaagctgtattTAAGTTCAGTCCCGTCTTGCATTGGGGTCCCATtgctgcctgccacacagctgtttcATGACAGTGACTGAACTACACAAACACTGAACTGCTGTTCATGCATAGCATGAAAATTGATGTCCACTTCTGTTATATCTACACTACAGGTGTGGTGTTTACCCAGGTATTAATGCATATTTCAATTATGACTGTTCCACAGGCATCAATGTTTAGTTAAAACAGAGCTCTTACCTCATGACTGGATACACAGACATCATTAGAACACAACGCTctgacagcacacagcagcagaacagctgGAGAGATAGAAAATTGGAACCTTAGTTCAAACAATTGAATTATcattggaaaataaaataaaaaaagtaaaggggggggggggggggccaaAGAAAATGCAACATAAATGTTTCATCAAAACAAATTAATTGCTAAATCTTTTTACTGAACTTAATTATATACAATATAAACATCATTGTGTATTTTAATATGAAACCACAAAAtttaaaccatttaaaaaacagaatcaAATTTAAGTAGAACTTGTGCTATTATTGGGACATACGTGATGTTTCTTACATTTATTTTCTCCCAGAGGCCTCATACACCGCATAACATTGTAAGAAAAATGAAGAACATAACTCAGTTTCTCATGATAACCTATCTGAGGTTCCTTGCGATGTATTTCTTAACTACAGATGAGTGTTGTCAATAAAATGTTTCATAACTCAACATTTAGCTCTGACCAGCTACAACAATGTCGACTGCACATCTGTGATTACCACTGTCTCTGcaggactttaaaaaaaatcttacttaCCTGCAATCATGTTTCTACAAATTTGTATTCTTGCAGTGCGGTGCGTGGGGTAATTCTGTTGCTGCAACAACGCCACCTATAGGAGAAATTTCACCCCCAAGGGAGTAGCGAGTGAGAGCACCCTGGAGCCGGTGTtgagccaaaaagtgatcgtctaccataaagtgatttccgatgtttctatgtgcttttacgTATAATGGCTTTGCTTATGTTGGTGAATAcagtgtagtcaataggatttatgaagggcctatatataaaatgtgtcaCGGTGGGGGCTGTGTGCTGggaggggtggacccaaatgcaggacacaacGCAGACTTAACTAAAACTGCTTTATTCTCAGGAAATGGAATAATACAAAAACCCAAAACCTCAACCAGggcaaaaacaaactggaagcctgggagaaagagaaaaactctaaactaaaacacacagctaagagGGGCACACTGGGGAAACAATGATGACGACGCaacaaagaagagagaaaaactaTAGGCttaatacacacaaggaaatcagggagagtggaaacaacaggggacgagaggtgaaccaaatgaacctaatgacaaaggggaagcaaaactaaacaaaacacagtgaacacgagactgtcaaaataaaacaggaaatgactcaAGGGAACAgcagacctgacactgaacacagGGAAACAtaaggaactagaaaatcaaacataacaaaaccccacaacaaaagaaaacccccagaacagacaaattaagaccaaaccaaaaaacacacagggtccaacggaccccggaccatgacaaaaatgaagaaatgacctgtttctCAAGTATGTCTATGACTCACTATTATACATTATAATATAtacagtcctctttggtcacttcaaatatctttatagagtgtaatgttatctttgctgtgatttctgctgccctcttggccagatttctctttaaaacacatttttaagatcaattacagtttttaccctgataaataaagaatatataaaagtcactgccaaaaactgattgcagcttctaccttgtgacagaaatgttgtttctcggtcaaaatgacttgatatcattcacgagagatataattgacatattttccacagattatagatcaccaagtcatttacaacagttaaaatacaggcaatcattttctggcaaataccggaaatcattttttggcagacaatcactttttggcacaataccgGGAATTGTCTCTCAAACCCcgtttacataaataaaaacggcacagttttgatgcgtttccCACGAGCTACTTTTTGGAAACGAGCTCCAGAGCGCTCAGAGGTTTGAGCGCTCTGGAGAAAACGATGCTTTTTAGAAACTGGGGCTCTCATACATGTGCACTTTGGTTGCGGCTCCTATAACCACACCGCCAAGCATGGCAATAGAAACTACAGCATTATCAGCgtttttgcatttctgtgtaaacggagatcgtttctgaaacgtctCCGTGTCACTTTTCGGAAACGATTGCggcaaaacgacaccgttgtcgtgtaaacgtgGCCTCAGGCAGGCAGGGACACGGATGATAGGCTTGAGAATGAATCCAGTCTGCCTCAGATACAAAAAGGAAGTTATGTCAAGCAGCAGCTCATAACGGGAGGTGTACTCCATACATCCAAGAGACCAACTGActtcactgatggaaaaaaacaaaacaaaaacaaagattgttgCAAATGTGGCTTAAAATGGACAGTACCTAAACTAGCCTCCAAAAATTCCCACCCCATCCTAAAATGATGACGTACATCATTTCTCAGAATGGCTATTAAGTTCCAATATGAAATCATGAACAAACTGAGACCTGCCCATATAGGCTGCCTGATCCAAAATCAGAGACCAACACCTTCACCAGTCAGTCTGTTCTGTGGTTCAGTAGTGTAACACTATCTCctctaaaaagaaaatctgtgcaCAAAAGCTTTTTATTAGCATTTCCATGGAATTCCAGCACACTGCGTTTTGACTACTGTCTAATTAAGCAGGTAT from Archocentrus centrarchus isolate MPI-CPG fArcCen1 chromosome 20, fArcCen1, whole genome shotgun sequence encodes the following:
- the LOC115799819 gene encoding receptor-type tyrosine-protein kinase FLT3-like, producing the protein MIAAVLLLCAVRALCSNDVCVSSHEAACFRPADYLNYLNASDPVSKELTVGEKLIISLEDLSESLVCYWMRGGDRLMTTEGNQLMVTPPLSETDSGEYTLTCQSRNDTLFSVTVILHVVMKRPTKPQLMLDGVDRPKTSPLFKCISEGSPHPTIEWNLGNYGGANKTSNGRTESTITSSDFDKTGMMCCATNAEGQECSQMYDYDLERNLMNKDEVSNVTLGKGQSLLLRCRMTWKSPPSPVWEKGGEVLDASILSCKPEKEEMCIKNDRHQGSRMAYLSIRSLREEHSGTYTCKGPNKNQTSVYVHVLVKGFLSAQLDEHKIIPAQLASSTCLQASVSYNPVLQHCSWETPDKNMIRCVRETGVTQHRTVKLCDGLISGDYKLHLEAGGQKETKNISVCVVGKPKFKFSVNEANDTYTVETESLVPANYTWLDCSEFNESCETDSSWKEIPNAFQTDSDVSCNKIIQSSLSTGLVDGDRLKFCLTNTVDSWCEIHHIIYRPSLFQSTIDLESNLMNTDEVSSVTLSKGQSLLLRCRMTWKSPSSPVWEKGGEVLDANTSSCKPEKEEMCIKNGSHYSSRIAYLSIRSVREEHSGTYTCKGPNKNPKSVFVHVSGGPPTYKSLMLLKVGSLILLLAWL